The Vicia villosa cultivar HV-30 ecotype Madison, WI unplaced genomic scaffold, Vvil1.0 ctg.003645F_1_1, whole genome shotgun sequence genome has a segment encoding these proteins:
- the LOC131641302 gene encoding glycosyltransferase family 92 protein RCOM_0530710-like, with protein sequence MKDHNRKHKDHRKQNRVVSWSTFFLFTIVLVLSSIIFTSLIFSSIYSSYIPPFHFPKTVFKWRTPPPPQITIRETVTISDEVLIFLNYPLSFRHHTKNDLQCVYLSPNLEPRLQEPIQLHSVRLHEQIVRCPVPPRGEIVSLQIKSNGTLQIKNSSIHSWDPLVYEALFDRDNTTIVFVKGLNLRPEKLAEPSRLQCVYGWDFTKPKFLFKSDVLTAAQEIIRCKTPTSILAQAQPDSFIKVSIQVEGKKIFPSIARPGLISLQKSPNRKPHELCICTMLRNQARFIKEWVMYHSKIGVERWFIYDNNSDDDIENVIAFLQSAGYNITWHLWAWVKTQEAGFAHCALRARASCEWVGFIDVDEFFNVKIKVDLRHVIWHYSKPKNNVAEIRTPCYSFGPSGLKDVPSEGVMMGYTCRLAGRERHKSIVRPDALNQTLINVVHHFHLRAPFVAVDVDNGAMMINHYKYQVWKVFKEKFYRRVATYVADWQKEENVGSKDRVPGLGTKAVEPADWSHRYCEVKDTSLRNWVLIHFKDKKTHLFPWQAEFEPHIKKRLRKKQKGIL encoded by the coding sequence ATGAAAGATCATAATAGGAAACACAAAGATCATAGGAAACAAAACCGTGTCGTTTCATGGAGCACGTTCTTTTTGTTCACCATCGTTCTTGTCTTGTCTTCCATTATCTTCACCTCTCTCATTTTCTCTTCCATCTATTCCTCTTACATCCCTCCTTTCCACTTCCCAAAAACAGTTTTCAAATGGCGAACCCCACCGCCGCCACAAATTACAATCCGAGAAACCGTTACGATTTCCGACGAGGTTTTGATTTTCCTAAACTACCCTTTATCTTTTCGCCATCATACCAAAAATGACCTTCAATGTGTTTACCTATCACCTAACTTGGAGCCACGGCTTCAAGAGCCGATTCAGCTTCACTCCGTTAGGCTTCACGAACAAATCGTACGGTGTCCGGTGCCTCCACGTGGCGAGATTGTATCTCTTCAAATAAAATCTAACGGAACTCTTCAAATAAAAAACTCTTCAATCCATAGTTGGGACCCACTAGTTTATGAAGCTTTGTTCGATCGTGACAACACCACAATAGTATTTGTAAAAGGACTTAATCTTCGACCAGAGAAACTGGCTGAACCGTCTAGATTACAATGTGTGTACGGTTGGGATTTCACAAAGCCCAAATTCTTATTTAAATCTGATGTTTTAACAGCTGCTCAAGAGATTATAAGATGCAAAACACCTACAAGCATTTTAGCCCAAGCCCAACCGGATTCTTTTATTAAAGTATCTATTCAAGTTGAAGGTAAGAAAATATTTCCCTCCATAGCAAGGCCCGGGCTTATCTCATTGCAAAAATCACCAAATCGAAAACCGCACGAGTTATGCATATGCACGATGCTCCGAAATCAAGCCCGATTCATTAAAGAATGGGTAATGTACCACTCAAAAATCGGAGTTGAAAGATGGTTTATTTACGACAACAACAGCGATGACGATATAGAGAATGTCATTGCTTTCTTGCAAAGTGCGGGTTACAACATCACGTGGCACCTATGGGCCTGGGTAAAAACACAAGAAGCAGGGTTTGCTCACTGTGCTCTACGGGCCCGAGCCTCGTGCGAATGGGTTGGGTTTATTGACGTGGATGAATTTTTTAACGTAAAGATAAAAGTAGATTTACGACATGTGATTTGGCATTATTCAAAGCCCAAAAATAATGTAGCTGAAATAAGAACACCGTGTTACAGTTTTGGACCTTCGGGCCTTAAGGATGTGCCAAGTGAAGGTGTGATGATGGGGTACACGTGTCGGTTGGCAGGACGTGAAAGACATAAGAGTATTGTGAGACCTGATGCACTGAATCAAACCCTTATTAACGTGGTGCATCATTTTCATCTAAGGGCACCATTTGTGGCCGTTGATGTGGATAATGGTGCGATGATGATTAATCATTATAAATATCAAGTATGGAAAGTGTTTAAAGAGAAATTTTATAGGAGGGTTGCAACATATGTGGCAGATTGGCAAAAAGAAGAAAATGTGGGGTCTAAAGATAGAGTGCCTGGTTTGGGAACTAAGGCGGTCGAACCAGCTGATTGGTCACACCGATATTGCGAGGTTAAAGATACGAGTTTGAGAAATTGGGTTTTGATACATTTTAAAGATAAAAAGACCCATCTTTTTCCATGGCAAGCAGAATTTGAGCCTCACATAAAAAAGAGACTAAGGAAAAAACAAAAAGGAATTTTATGA